Proteins encoded within one genomic window of Variovorax sp. OAS795:
- a CDS encoding hydroxymethylglutaryl-CoA lyase, producing MKLPIQVKIVDVGPRDGLQNEKQPVSAEVKIGLVHRLQDAGLKEIEVTSFVSPKWVPQMADNAEVMHGIRREPGVRYSVLTPNMKGFEAAIAAPREEWPDEIVVFGAASEAFSQKNINCSIAESIERFAPVVAAAREKGIAVRGAMSCTVGCPYEGEVAPERVGMLAKLMKDIGVQRVDVADTIGVGTPRKVRAAIEATLAHFGVDHISGHYHDTYGQALVNTLASLELGVWNFQSSSAGLGGCPYAKGATGNVATEDVVYMLHGMGIETGIDLDKLIDAGVYISEALGREPNSRASKALRTKRAG from the coding sequence ATGAAGCTTCCCATCCAGGTCAAGATCGTCGACGTCGGCCCGCGCGACGGGCTGCAGAATGAAAAGCAGCCGGTGTCGGCCGAAGTCAAGATCGGCCTCGTGCACCGGCTGCAGGACGCCGGCCTCAAAGAGATCGAGGTCACCAGTTTCGTGTCGCCCAAGTGGGTGCCGCAGATGGCCGACAACGCCGAGGTGATGCACGGCATCCGCCGCGAGCCCGGCGTGCGCTACTCGGTGCTCACGCCCAACATGAAGGGCTTCGAGGCCGCCATTGCCGCGCCCCGCGAGGAATGGCCCGACGAGATCGTGGTGTTCGGCGCCGCGAGCGAGGCCTTCAGCCAGAAGAACATCAACTGCTCGATCGCCGAGAGCATCGAGCGCTTCGCGCCCGTGGTGGCGGCGGCGCGCGAGAAGGGCATCGCCGTGCGCGGCGCCATGTCGTGCACCGTGGGCTGTCCCTACGAAGGCGAGGTCGCCCCCGAACGCGTGGGCATGCTGGCGAAGCTGATGAAGGACATCGGCGTGCAGCGCGTCGACGTGGCCGACACCATCGGCGTGGGCACGCCGCGCAAGGTGCGGGCCGCCATCGAGGCCACGCTGGCGCACTTCGGCGTGGACCACATCTCTGGCCACTATCACGACACCTACGGCCAGGCGCTGGTCAACACCCTGGCCTCGCTGGAGCTCGGGGTCTGGAACTTCCAGTCGTCCTCCGCCGGCCTGGGCGGCTGCCCCTACGCCAAGGGCGCGACGGGCAACGTGGCGACCGAGGACGTGGTCTACATGCTGCACGGCATGGGCATCGAGACCGGCATCGATCTCGACAAGTTGATCGACGCGGGCGTGTACATCAGCGAGGCCTTGGGGCGCGAGCCGAACTCGCGGGCGTCGAAGGCGCTCCGCACCAAGCGGGCCGGCTGA
- a CDS encoding ABC transporter substrate-binding protein, protein MKKLHVLCAALLSLAATAAPAQILIGQTAGITGSVAAGVNETIAGSQLVIDAVNAQGGIHGEKIEVLRMDDGFDVKRASENARVLIEDKKVAALFMSRGTPHSQAIIPWLDKYDVALVGPSTGAMALHKPVQKHVFNVRATYQREAEKAVQHLLTTGIARIAVVYVTDSFGQDALEGAMTGFAKAQAKPVVTVPADREKPDYKAIVPTIKEANAQAVLWIGSGTAVVEGIKALRASGSFAQVVTLSNNASSGFIKQLGEASKGVIVTQVFPNERSISYPMVKEALALAQAKGQAELSPAALEGFAAAKVLVEALRRAGPRPTRAKVLAALDSMRAYDLGGLEVSYSPQDHSGIDFADLAIISDGRFKR, encoded by the coding sequence ATGAAAAAGCTGCACGTGCTTTGCGCCGCCCTGCTGTCGCTCGCCGCCACGGCCGCGCCGGCCCAGATCCTCATCGGCCAGACGGCCGGCATCACCGGCTCGGTGGCCGCGGGCGTCAATGAAACCATCGCCGGCTCCCAGCTGGTGATCGACGCCGTGAACGCGCAAGGCGGCATCCACGGCGAAAAGATCGAAGTGCTGCGCATGGACGACGGCTTCGACGTCAAGCGCGCGAGCGAGAACGCCCGCGTGCTGATCGAAGACAAGAAGGTGGCGGCGCTCTTCATGAGCCGCGGCACGCCGCACTCGCAAGCCATCATTCCCTGGCTGGACAAGTACGACGTGGCCCTGGTCGGCCCCTCGACCGGCGCCATGGCGCTGCACAAGCCGGTGCAAAAGCATGTGTTCAACGTGCGCGCCACCTACCAGCGCGAAGCCGAGAAGGCGGTCCAGCACCTGCTGACCACCGGGATCGCGCGCATCGCGGTGGTGTACGTGACCGACTCCTTCGGCCAGGACGCGCTCGAAGGAGCCATGACCGGCTTCGCCAAGGCACAGGCCAAACCCGTGGTCACCGTGCCCGCCGACCGCGAAAAGCCCGACTACAAGGCCATCGTGCCGACCATCAAGGAGGCCAATGCCCAGGCGGTGCTGTGGATCGGCTCGGGCACGGCGGTGGTCGAGGGCATCAAGGCGCTGCGTGCCTCGGGTTCGTTCGCACAGGTCGTCACCTTGTCGAACAATGCCTCGTCGGGCTTCATCAAGCAGCTGGGTGAAGCGAGCAAGGGCGTGATCGTGACGCAGGTGTTCCCGAACGAGCGCTCCATCAGCTACCCGATGGTGAAGGAGGCGCTGGCGCTGGCACAGGCCAAGGGCCAGGCTGAACTCTCACCGGCCGCCCTCGAGGGCTTTGCCGCGGCCAAGGTGCTGGTGGAGGCGCTGCGCCGCGCCGGACCCCGGCCCACGCGCGCCAAGGTGCTTGCGGCGCTGGACAGCATGCGCGCCTACGATCTCGGCGGCCTGGAGGTGAGCTATTCGCCGCAGGACCATTCGGGCATCGATTTCGCCGACCTGGCGATCATCAGCGACGGCCGCTTCAAGCGCTAG
- a CDS encoding 2-hydroxychromene-2-carboxylate isomerase, whose product MKHIDFYLDFISPYAHLAFEHIPEALEGLSYSVAYKPVLLGAILKHHGQLGPAEIPAKRSWTYRHVLWLGHANGIEIEMPASHPYNPLPHLRLALATSDDGSISRHVAEAIFRHVWRGGQEAGDATRLAALATQLAPRRDMNGDENKALLKRNTDEALQLGVFGTPACVVDGRLFWGFDGLAMLRGYLGGDAWFEGPQWAGADQRPSMLRSSKNG is encoded by the coding sequence ATGAAGCACATCGACTTCTACCTGGACTTCATCTCGCCTTACGCGCACCTGGCCTTCGAGCACATTCCCGAGGCGCTCGAAGGCCTGAGCTACAGCGTGGCCTACAAACCCGTGCTGCTCGGCGCGATCCTCAAGCACCACGGCCAGCTCGGCCCGGCCGAGATCCCGGCCAAGCGCAGCTGGACCTACCGGCATGTGCTGTGGCTCGGCCATGCCAACGGCATCGAGATCGAGATGCCGGCCTCCCACCCCTACAACCCGCTTCCGCACCTGCGGCTGGCGCTCGCGACCTCGGACGACGGCAGCATCAGCCGCCACGTGGCCGAGGCGATCTTCCGCCATGTGTGGCGCGGCGGCCAGGAAGCGGGCGATGCCACGCGCCTGGCTGCGCTCGCCACGCAGCTGGCGCCCAGGCGCGACATGAACGGGGACGAGAACAAGGCGCTGCTCAAGCGCAATACCGACGAGGCGCTGCAGCTCGGCGTCTTCGGAACCCCGGCCTGCGTGGTCGACGGCCGTCTGTTCTGGGGCTTCGACGGCCTGGCGATGCTGCGCGGCTATCTCGGCGGCGATGCGTGGTTCGAGGGGCCGCAATGGGCCGGCGCGGACCAGCGGCCGTCCATGCTGCGAAGCAGCAAAAACGGATGA
- a CDS encoding glyoxylate/hydroxypyruvate reductase A, with amino-acid sequence MKIIVSLTDNRPEPWIEGLRAELPDAQVEAWQPGAAQADHAVVWVPPQQLLDEQPGLRGVFNIGAGVDALLKLKMPAHARIVRLDDAGMSVQMAEYVCHALIRHFREFDAYEADAREGRWSYRKPKLRRDFPVGIMGLGVLGERVAGAVAQFEFPVLGWSRSPKAIDGVKVFSGEAQFDEFLSSTRVLVNLLPLTEATRGILNRDTLGKLKPGGYLISIARGAHLVEDDLIPMLDAGQLAGATLDVFHVEPLPADHPFWRHPRIVVTPHASARTLREESIAQIAGKIRAMEQGLPVSGVVDPARGY; translated from the coding sequence ATGAAAATCATCGTCTCCCTCACCGACAACCGCCCCGAACCGTGGATCGAAGGCCTCAGGGCCGAACTGCCCGATGCGCAGGTCGAGGCCTGGCAGCCCGGGGCGGCCCAGGCCGACCATGCGGTCGTGTGGGTGCCGCCCCAGCAGCTGCTCGACGAGCAGCCCGGCCTGCGCGGCGTCTTCAACATCGGCGCCGGCGTCGATGCGCTGCTCAAGCTGAAGATGCCGGCGCACGCGCGCATCGTGCGGCTCGACGATGCCGGCATGTCGGTGCAGATGGCGGAATATGTGTGCCACGCATTGATCCGCCACTTTCGCGAATTCGACGCCTACGAGGCCGATGCGCGCGAGGGCCGCTGGAGCTATCGCAAGCCGAAGCTGCGGCGCGACTTTCCCGTCGGCATCATGGGGCTGGGCGTGCTCGGCGAACGCGTGGCCGGGGCGGTGGCGCAGTTCGAGTTTCCGGTGCTGGGCTGGAGCCGCTCGCCCAAGGCCATCGATGGCGTGAAGGTGTTCAGCGGCGAGGCGCAGTTCGACGAGTTTCTATCGTCCACGCGCGTGCTGGTCAACCTGCTGCCGCTGACCGAGGCCACGCGCGGCATCCTCAACCGCGATACGCTCGGCAAGCTCAAGCCAGGGGGCTACCTCATCAGCATCGCGCGCGGCGCCCACCTGGTCGAAGACGACCTGATCCCGATGCTCGATGCCGGACAGCTCGCGGGCGCCACGCTCGATGTCTTTCATGTAGAGCCGCTGCCTGCCGATCACCCGTTCTGGCGCCACCCCCGCATCGTTGTCACGCCGCATGCCTCGGCGCGCACGCTGCGGGAAGAATCGATTGCGCAGATCGCCGGCAAGATCCGCGCGATGGAACAGGGCCTGCCCGTGAGCGGTGTCGTCGATCCAGCCAGGGGCTACTGA
- a CDS encoding acetyl/propionyl/methylcrotonyl-CoA carboxylase subunit alpha: MFKKILIANRGEIACRVAATARRMAIRTVAVYSDADAHANHVRACDESVHLGGSAPKDSYLRWEKILEAAKATGAEAVHPGYGFLSENEEFAQACAGAGLVFIGPPPSAIKAMGLKAESKQLMEKAGVPLVPGYHGHDQDPSLLQREADRIGYPVLIKASAGGGGKGMRAVDRAEDFAAALASCQREAINSFGDDAVLIEKYVQRPRHIEIQVFGDTQGNYVYLFERDCSVQRRHQKVLEEAPAPGMTEAMRKQMGEAAVAAARAVNYVGAGTVEFIVEQREGGEMNFFFMEMNTRLQVEHPVTEAITGLDLVEWQLRVASGEALPAKQQELQIHGHAIEARICAENPDNNFLPATGTLRVYRKPQATAFQRSRVRIDDGVREGGEISTFYDSMIAKLIVHGSTRAEALARLDAALAQVQIVGVSTNVQFLRGILATESFAKANLDTALIERERAVLFDREALGLPLAAAAAITRTLITERPVGAPDPFERRDGWRSHGEYRRHFDFEFRGGEQTALLTYRRDGGLWLEAGGVQGPLVVGQFPSGEFEVEFAGTRQTLNVHLDGATAHVFASNGATKITAIDRLAHAGDTHAEGGRLTAPMPGKVVSFAVKAGDKVSRGQPLAVMEAMKMEHTIAAPADGTVEELMFSPGEQVAEGDELLRMAAAA; the protein is encoded by the coding sequence ATGTTTAAGAAGATCCTCATCGCCAACCGAGGCGAGATCGCCTGCCGGGTCGCCGCCACCGCACGCCGGATGGCCATCCGCACCGTGGCCGTCTACTCCGATGCCGACGCGCATGCCAACCATGTGCGCGCCTGCGACGAGTCGGTGCACCTGGGCGGCAGCGCACCCAAGGACAGCTACCTGCGCTGGGAAAAGATCCTCGAGGCCGCCAAGGCCACGGGCGCCGAAGCCGTGCACCCGGGCTACGGCTTCCTGAGCGAGAACGAGGAGTTCGCGCAGGCCTGCGCCGGCGCGGGGCTGGTTTTCATCGGCCCGCCGCCCTCCGCCATCAAGGCGATGGGCCTGAAGGCCGAGTCGAAGCAGCTGATGGAAAAAGCCGGCGTGCCGCTGGTGCCGGGCTACCACGGCCACGACCAGGACCCGTCGCTGCTGCAGCGCGAGGCAGACCGCATCGGCTACCCCGTGCTCATCAAGGCCAGCGCGGGTGGCGGCGGCAAGGGCATGCGCGCGGTGGACCGCGCCGAAGACTTCGCGGCCGCGCTCGCCTCGTGCCAGCGCGAAGCCATCAACAGCTTCGGCGACGACGCGGTGCTGATCGAGAAGTACGTGCAGCGCCCCCGGCACATCGAGATCCAGGTGTTCGGCGACACACAGGGCAACTACGTCTACCTGTTCGAGCGCGACTGCTCGGTGCAGCGCCGGCACCAGAAGGTGCTCGAGGAAGCGCCAGCGCCCGGCATGACCGAGGCCATGCGCAAGCAGATGGGCGAAGCCGCCGTGGCTGCCGCGCGCGCCGTGAATTACGTGGGTGCGGGGACTGTCGAGTTCATCGTCGAGCAGCGCGAAGGCGGTGAAATGAACTTCTTCTTCATGGAGATGAACACGCGGCTGCAGGTCGAGCACCCGGTGACCGAGGCGATCACCGGCCTCGACCTTGTCGAATGGCAATTGCGCGTGGCCTCGGGCGAGGCGCTTCCGGCGAAGCAGCAGGAGCTGCAGATCCACGGCCACGCCATCGAGGCGCGCATCTGCGCCGAGAACCCCGACAACAACTTCCTGCCGGCCACCGGCACCTTGCGCGTGTACCGCAAGCCGCAAGCCACGGCCTTCCAGCGCAGTCGCGTGCGCATCGACGACGGTGTGCGCGAAGGCGGCGAGATCTCGACCTTCTACGACTCGATGATCGCCAAGCTGATCGTGCACGGCAGCACGCGCGCCGAGGCGCTGGCGCGGCTCGATGCGGCGCTGGCGCAGGTTCAGATCGTGGGCGTGTCGACCAACGTGCAGTTCCTGCGCGGCATCCTCGCGACGGAGTCGTTCGCCAAGGCCAACCTCGATACGGCGCTGATCGAACGCGAGCGCGCCGTGCTGTTCGACCGCGAAGCGCTCGGCCTGCCGCTGGCTGCCGCGGCGGCCATCACGCGCACGCTGATCACCGAGCGGCCGGTCGGCGCGCCGGACCCGTTCGAGCGGCGCGACGGCTGGCGCTCGCATGGCGAATACCGGCGCCACTTCGACTTCGAGTTCCGCGGCGGCGAGCAGACCGCCCTGCTGACCTACAGGCGCGACGGCGGCCTGTGGCTCGAGGCGGGGGGCGTGCAAGGCCCGCTGGTCGTCGGCCAGTTTCCATCGGGCGAGTTCGAGGTCGAGTTCGCCGGCACGCGTCAGACGCTGAACGTGCACCTCGATGGCGCCACGGCCCATGTGTTCGCATCGAACGGCGCCACGAAGATCACGGCCATCGATCGCCTGGCCCACGCGGGCGACACCCATGCCGAAGGCGGCCGCCTTACGGCGCCGATGCCCGGCAAGGTGGTGTCCTTTGCGGTCAAGGCCGGCGACAAGGTCAGCCGCGGCCAGCCCCTGGCGGTGATGGAGGCCATGAAGATGGAGCACACCATCGCCGCGCCGGCCGACGGCACCGTCGAGGAGCTGATGTTCTCGCCCGGCGAGCAGGTGGCCGAAGGCGACGAGCTGTTGCGGATGGCCGCGGCGGCTTGA
- a CDS encoding DUF4126 domain-containing protein, translated as MNALDMPQLLALAAAIGWASGVRLYLVVLLTGLAGYFGWVPLPSGLQLLAHPVVIAASGFMVFIEFFADKIPGLDSLWDVVHTAIRIPAGAALAASVFGADHGVMAIVAALLGGGFAATAHAAKATTRAAINTSPEPFSNVGASLVEDSMVPAGLWLAVAHPLVFLLLFVLVLVLSVWLIRKSWRFLRALFTRVARIFSGRPDPGVAPAFQLKKNPPGDTPNV; from the coding sequence ATGAACGCGCTCGACATGCCCCAACTGCTCGCACTGGCCGCCGCCATCGGCTGGGCCAGCGGCGTGCGGCTGTACCTGGTCGTGCTGCTGACGGGGCTCGCCGGCTACTTCGGCTGGGTGCCGCTGCCCAGTGGCCTGCAGCTGTTGGCGCATCCGGTCGTCATCGCGGCCAGCGGGTTCATGGTGTTCATCGAGTTTTTCGCCGACAAGATCCCGGGCCTCGACTCGCTGTGGGACGTGGTGCACACCGCCATCCGCATACCCGCCGGAGCCGCGCTCGCGGCCAGCGTGTTCGGTGCCGACCATGGCGTGATGGCCATCGTGGCGGCGCTGCTGGGCGGCGGTTTCGCGGCCACGGCGCATGCCGCCAAGGCCACCACGCGCGCGGCCATCAACACCTCGCCCGAGCCGTTTTCCAACGTGGGCGCATCGCTGGTCGAAGACAGCATGGTGCCCGCGGGCCTGTGGCTCGCGGTGGCGCATCCGCTGGTGTTCCTGCTGCTGTTCGTCCTCGTGCTGGTGCTCAGCGTGTGGCTCATCCGCAAGAGCTGGCGATTTCTCAGGGCGCTCTTCACACGCGTGGCCCGCATCTTCAGCGGCCGCCCCGATCCGGGCGTCGCGCCTGCGTTTCAACTGAAAAAGAATCCTCCGGGAGACACTCCGAATGTTTAA
- a CDS encoding EthD family reductase → MIKVSVMYPYTEGARFDHDYYRDTHMPLLKARMGDACKSYTIDKGLAGGAPGTPPTYVGMCHVFCDSVEAFQSAFGPHAKEILGDIKNYTDLAPVMQISEVVVG, encoded by the coding sequence ATGATCAAAGTCAGCGTGATGTACCCCTACACCGAAGGCGCACGGTTCGACCACGACTACTACCGCGACACGCACATGCCGCTGTTGAAGGCGCGCATGGGCGACGCCTGCAAGTCCTACACCATCGACAAGGGGCTGGCCGGCGGCGCGCCCGGAACCCCGCCGACCTACGTCGGCATGTGCCACGTGTTCTGCGACTCGGTCGAGGCGTTTCAAAGCGCGTTCGGCCCGCATGCCAAGGAAATCCTCGGCGACATCAAGAACTACACCGACCTCGCACCCGTGATGCAGATCAGCGAAGTGGTGGTGGGCTGA
- a CDS encoding MFS transporter → MAATLDSRGMPHPAPRPMSAEEKKVIFASSLGTVFEWYDFYLYGSLAAIIAKQFFSGLDAGAAFIFALLAFAAGFLVRPFGAIVFGRLGDMIGRKYTFLVTILIMGLSTFIVGLLPSYATIGVAAPVILIALRMLQGLALGGEYGGAATYVAEHSPHGKRGAYTSWIQTTATLGLFLSLLVILGVRTWLGEQAFGEWGWRVPFLVSIALLGISVWIRLSLSESPAFQKMKAEGKTSKAPLSESFGEWKNLKIVILALVGLTAGQAVVWYSGQFYALFFLTQQLKVDATTANLMIAAALLLGTPFFVVFGTLSDKIGRKPIIMAGCLLAVVTYFPVFKMLTEAANPDLAKAQATAGVTVTADPATCSFQGNPVAREIDFRSSCDIAKRYLVQNSVSYENVAGAPGSKAVVKIGTKAIEAPVGNVVNLKFDENSAKEIAAFKKGVAEDLKVAGYPPKADPAKINKVLTILLLFWLVLLVTMVYGPIAAMLVELFPTRIRYTSMSLPYHIGNGWFGGLLPTTAFAIVASTGNMYNGLWYPIIIAGITLVVGTLFIRETKDVDIYAND, encoded by the coding sequence ATGGCAGCAACACTGGATTCGAGGGGGATGCCGCACCCGGCCCCCCGGCCCATGTCCGCGGAGGAAAAGAAGGTCATCTTCGCTTCCTCCCTTGGCACGGTGTTCGAGTGGTACGACTTCTACCTCTACGGATCGCTCGCCGCGATCATCGCGAAACAGTTCTTCAGCGGCCTCGATGCGGGCGCCGCTTTCATCTTCGCGCTCTTGGCATTTGCCGCCGGCTTCCTGGTGCGGCCGTTCGGCGCCATCGTGTTCGGCCGGCTCGGCGACATGATCGGGCGCAAGTACACCTTCCTGGTCACGATCCTGATCATGGGCCTGTCGACCTTCATCGTCGGCCTGTTGCCGAGCTACGCCACCATCGGCGTCGCGGCGCCGGTGATCCTGATCGCATTGCGCATGCTGCAGGGCCTCGCGCTCGGCGGCGAGTACGGCGGTGCCGCCACCTACGTGGCCGAGCATTCGCCGCACGGCAAGCGCGGCGCCTACACCTCGTGGATCCAGACCACTGCCACGCTCGGGCTGTTCCTGAGCCTGCTGGTGATCCTGGGCGTGCGCACCTGGCTCGGCGAACAGGCGTTCGGCGAGTGGGGCTGGCGCGTGCCGTTCCTTGTTTCCATCGCGCTTCTCGGCATCTCGGTGTGGATCCGCCTGTCGCTGAGCGAATCGCCCGCATTCCAGAAGATGAAGGCCGAGGGCAAGACCTCGAAGGCGCCGCTGTCCGAGTCGTTCGGCGAGTGGAAGAACCTGAAGATCGTGATCCTGGCGCTGGTCGGCCTCACGGCAGGCCAGGCCGTGGTCTGGTATTCGGGCCAGTTCTACGCGCTGTTCTTCCTGACGCAACAGCTCAAGGTCGATGCGACCACCGCCAACCTGATGATCGCCGCGGCGCTCCTGCTCGGCACGCCGTTCTTCGTGGTCTTCGGCACGCTGTCCGACAAGATCGGCCGCAAGCCGATCATCATGGCCGGCTGCCTGCTGGCCGTGGTCACCTACTTCCCGGTCTTCAAGATGCTGACCGAGGCCGCCAACCCCGACCTGGCCAAGGCGCAGGCCACGGCCGGCGTCACGGTGACGGCGGACCCGGCCACCTGCTCGTTCCAGGGCAACCCCGTGGCCCGCGAGATCGACTTCCGCAGCTCGTGCGACATCGCCAAGCGCTACCTCGTGCAGAACTCGGTGAGCTATGAGAACGTGGCCGGCGCGCCCGGTTCGAAGGCCGTCGTGAAGATCGGCACCAAGGCAATCGAGGCACCGGTCGGCAATGTCGTGAACCTCAAGTTCGACGAAAACTCCGCCAAGGAAATCGCCGCCTTCAAGAAGGGCGTGGCCGAAGACCTGAAGGTTGCAGGCTATCCGCCCAAGGCCGACCCGGCGAAGATCAACAAGGTGCTGACGATTCTCCTGCTGTTCTGGCTGGTGCTGCTGGTGACCATGGTCTACGGCCCGATCGCGGCCATGCTGGTCGAGCTCTTCCCGACGCGCATCCGCTACACGTCGATGAGCCTGCCGTACCACATCGGCAACGGCTGGTTCGGCGGCCTGCTGCCGACCACCGCCTTCGCCATCGTGGCCTCGACCGGCAACATGTACAACGGCCTCTGGTACCCGATCATCATCGCCGGCATCACGCTGGTGGTGGGTACGCTGTTCATCCGCGAGACCAAGGACGTCGACATCTACGCGAACGACTGA
- a CDS encoding DUF1289 domain-containing protein encodes MNFDDAQTLAERAAAVQRAAGDAVPSPCTSVCRMDRLSGFCEGCLRTIPEIAGWSKMEDEARRGVWHAIELRARAGIWRIPEESGDTHA; translated from the coding sequence GTGAATTTCGACGACGCGCAAACGCTGGCCGAACGGGCCGCTGCCGTGCAGCGCGCGGCCGGTGACGCCGTGCCTTCGCCCTGCACCTCGGTCTGCCGCATGGACCGGCTGAGCGGCTTCTGCGAAGGATGCCTGCGCACCATCCCCGAGATCGCGGGCTGGAGCAAGATGGAAGACGAGGCGCGGCGCGGCGTGTGGCACGCGATAGAGTTGCGCGCACGCGCCGGCATCTGGCGCATCCCCGAGGAATCAGGAGACACGCACGCATGA
- a CDS encoding YbaK/EbsC family protein yields the protein MCGAELQALPEGVQRVSRMLQDAGHPHSPRMLDDACRTAQQAADALGILVGQIAKSIIFRRKSDDAAVLVITSGDKRVDEKKVDALVGKTGRADAEFVKARTGFTIGGVSPVAHATPPVVLIDRELFRFEEIWAAAGHPHAVFQLRPQDLEKLTGAPVADVV from the coding sequence ATGTGCGGCGCTGAACTTCAAGCACTCCCCGAAGGCGTGCAGCGTGTTTCACGCATGCTGCAGGACGCCGGCCACCCCCATTCCCCGCGCATGCTCGACGACGCCTGCCGCACCGCGCAGCAGGCGGCCGACGCGCTCGGCATCTTGGTCGGGCAGATCGCCAAGAGCATCATCTTCCGGCGCAAGAGCGACGACGCGGCGGTGCTGGTCATCACCTCGGGCGACAAGCGCGTCGACGAAAAAAAGGTCGATGCGCTGGTCGGCAAGACCGGCCGCGCCGACGCCGAATTCGTCAAGGCGCGCACCGGCTTCACCATCGGCGGCGTGTCGCCGGTGGCGCATGCCACGCCGCCGGTGGTGCTGATCGACCGCGAGCTGTTCCGCTTCGAAGAGATCTGGGCCGCCGCGGGCCATCCGCATGCGGTGTTCCAGCTGCGTCCGCAAGACCTCGAGAAGCTCACCGGCGCGCCCGTGGCGGACGTGGTGTGA
- a CDS encoding enoyl-CoA hydratase/isomerase family protein: protein MSTFTKLNLAIEGAVARIWLDQPDARNAFDDVVIAELAQAFTEAGASAQVKAIVLGANGPAFCAGANLNWMRRMADYTRDENLADAGKLAGMLRTIAECPKPTIARVQGDVYAGGMGLVAACDMAVSVDTAFYCLSEVKIGLVPATISPYVLRAMGTRASQRYFLTAERFTAAEAHRIGFVHEVVAADLLDTKVDELVKALTGASPAAVRACKQLIADVNGREIDDALIAKTVEGIADIRASDEGREGVQAFLQKRKPSWLGH from the coding sequence ATGAGCACTTTCACCAAGCTGAACCTCGCGATCGAGGGCGCGGTCGCACGCATCTGGCTCGACCAGCCCGATGCCCGCAATGCTTTCGACGACGTCGTGATCGCCGAGCTGGCGCAGGCCTTCACCGAAGCCGGCGCCTCGGCGCAAGTGAAGGCCATCGTGCTTGGCGCCAACGGCCCGGCCTTCTGCGCGGGCGCGAACCTCAACTGGATGCGCCGCATGGCCGACTACACGCGGGACGAGAACCTCGCCGATGCGGGCAAGCTGGCCGGGATGCTGCGCACCATTGCCGAGTGCCCCAAGCCCACCATCGCGCGCGTGCAGGGCGATGTGTATGCCGGCGGCATGGGGCTGGTCGCCGCCTGCGACATGGCGGTGAGCGTGGACACGGCGTTCTATTGCCTCAGCGAAGTGAAGATCGGCCTCGTGCCCGCGACCATCAGCCCGTATGTCCTGCGTGCGATGGGCACCCGCGCATCGCAGCGCTACTTCCTCACGGCCGAGCGCTTCACCGCCGCAGAGGCGCACCGCATCGGCTTCGTGCATGAAGTCGTCGCTGCCGACCTGCTCGACACCAAGGTCGACGAGCTGGTGAAGGCACTCACCGGCGCCAGCCCGGCCGCGGTACGCGCCTGCAAGCAGTTGATCGCCGACGTGAACGGGCGAGAGATCGACGACGCGCTGATCGCGAAGACCGTGGAAGGCATCGCGGACATCCGCGCCAGCGACGAGGGCCGCGAGGGCGTGCAGGCCTTCCTGCAGAAACGCAAGCCTTCGTGGCTGGGCCATTGA